The DNA segment ACGCTCTATGCGTCCGTCTCGGTCGTTTCGGGGGACCGTCGAAGTGAGCTGTGGCGAGAAAATTTGTATCGTCGTATCTGATATACCATATAAATAGACCACGAGCACGCGGCCGTCGAAGGCAGGGACACCCCCGGAATCGGAAAATCGGAACACGGTCACCGAGGCTTAAGATTCCGGCTCACCTATCGGAATCCGTGATCGTCGACGAACGGGTCCTGTCCGAGGCGTTCGTCCCGAGCGAAGTGGTTCACCGTCACGAGGAGATCTCGCTCCTCTCGGAGGCCGTGGAGCCGCTGGTCTCCGGCGGACGAGCCGATCCGGCCTTCTGCTTCGGGCCGACCGGCGTCGGCAAGACCTGCATCGCCCGCTACACCATGGATCGGCTCACGGAGAAGCGCCCGGCGATCAGAGTGGCCTACGTCAACTGCTGGCAAGCGTACACCCGCTATCGCGTCCTCTACAGCCTCCTCGAAACGGTCGATCGGGCGTACGACGTCCACCGTTCGACCGCGAAGGACGAGCTGTTCGGGCGACTCCGGTCGGCGGACGACGCACCGATCGTGGCCATCCTCGACGAGGTCGATCAACTCGAAGAGAGCGCCGTACTGTACGACATTCACCGCCTTCCCCACGTGTCGGTCGTCCTCGTGGCCAACCGCGAGGAAGAGCTCTTCGCCCGCTTCGACGACCGGGTCCGATCGCGATTTCGCGCGGGCACGCGCGTCTCGTTCGACCGGTACGGCGCCGACGAGCTCGTCGCCATCCTCGCCGAACGGGCACGCCAGGGACTCGAACCCGATTCCGTGAGCGACCGCCAGCTCCGACGGATCGCCGACGCTGCAGCGGGCGACGCCCGTGTCGCGATCGGTATCCTCCGATCGGCCGCCACTCGCGCGTCGGGCCGCGGAGCCGACCACCTCACCGACGAACTCCTAGACGCCGCGATTCCCGACGCACGGCGAGCGATCCGACGGAAGACGCTGGAGAACCTGCCCGATCACCAGCGGATACTCTACGACGTCATCGACGAACACGGTGAGATCGATCCCGGCGGGCTCTACGAAGCCTACGAAAACCGGGTCGAGACACCGAAGACGCGCCGAACGGTTCGTAACTACCTGACGAAGATGGCTCACTACGACCTCGTCGAAGCCGTCGGGGAAAACCGCGGGCGAACGTACCAGGTGATCGAGCCGAACGCCCGCGAGAGAACGCATTGATGGCACCGTACGGGAACTCTGGAACACGAACACGACACAGCGCCCGGACGCTGCGCGAGGTGCCCCCGACCGCACCGGACGAACGATCGTCGTCCGGCCGACGATTCACGGCATCGAACGACACAACGGACGAACCGTCCGATGTCATCCACTGATCGAACCGATAGGTCCGAACGGATTCGTCCCGAAGTGTGGCGGTCGTTCGATAGTGGCCGGCACGCGGGATCGGCGCCGACCGTACGCACATAAGACGGTGGAACCTGCATCCCCGAGGGTTTTCGTGGCAGAGAGTGACAGACCAGTATGGGCGCACCTGGCGGGGGCGACGAGTCGGTAGCGAGAAGCGTCGCGCACGACTCGCCGGCGCGCGTGTGCGAATTGCTCGCGAACGAGGGAAGTCGGCAGTTGTTGACGACGCTGTACGAACGGGGCGGAACGGTCCCGGTCGACGAGCTCGGGGAGACCGTCGCCGCGCGCGAGCGGGTCGAGACGGACGCCGACGTGCCAGCATCCAGACACGCTCGCAAGCGCCTGCGCCACGCCATCCTGCCGAGACTCGCCGATACCGACCTCGTTACGTACGACGCCGAGACGGACGCGGTGACGCTCGCCGATCGCGGCGAGCGACTCGAACCGTATCTCGCGTGCGCGTCTGCGGCCGATGTCGACAGTCGGGCCTGGTTCCACGACCGGACCGCGATCGACCGCGAGGAGACGGAATCCGACGCGCGTCGATGACGCGGCGGTCGGCTTACCAGGCCGGTATCGGAACCGACCGGCAACGGTATTCTGACCCCCGTCGCCCTGAGCAGTGACGTTCCGGTACGTACCTCGTCGAGGGAGACACCGATCCGACGCGCTCCAGGGTGGCGTCCCGGTCGACAGTGGTCCCAGAGCCGATCTCGAGGCGGTACGACGGTGTCGGACGTCCGGTTCGTGAATCGATACACTACATTACGCGATACGAAACGGGAGTCGGCGACTGAGCCGGTGCTATCGGTCGATTCTCGAGTTTCGGGCGTCCGCGAGGGCGATCCCACCGCCCCGAAGGGTCGAAAGGTGATCGACAGGTTCGACGCGCTCAGCGGCTTACCCCGGAAACACTGGCCGTTCGAGACTGATACCCCAGTAGCAACGAAGGTGTACAGTGCGTAGACTATTATAATTTAATAGTCCTTCAATCGTAATCTATATCTCTGGGCGTGAGATAAATAGGGGTGACCATGCGAGAAAATAGCGACCACCGGTTCGACCGACGAACGATCCTGAAAGCAGCGGGTGCCGCAGGCGCGACGCTCGGGCTCGGCAGCGTCGTTTCGGCGACGCCGGGACGTGAACCAGGTCCGAAAGAAGACGAAGTACTCGTCGGGACCGAAGACGACGTCTCGATTGCGACCGTACGATCGACCGTCGAGTCGACGATTCCGGACGACGCGGCGATCGTCCACGAGAACGACGTCCTCGAATACGTGGCGGTGAAGCTGTCCGACGACAGCCCGAGTACGATGGAGCCGGTCATCGAGCGACTGGAGCGCCAGCCCGGCGTCGCCTACGCCGAGCGCAACGAGACCTGGTACGCGTTCTCCCAGCCGAACGATCCGCGTTTCGGCGACCAGTACGCGCCACAGCTCGTCAACGCGCCGGACGCCTGGGAAACGACGATGGGCTCTATGGACGTCACCATCGCCGTCGTCGACACGGGCGCCCAGTACGACCACGAGGACCTGGCCGCCCGATATCGTGACGATCCCGGATACGATTTCGCCGACGACGATAGCGACCCGTACCCACCGAATCCGAGCAACGAACAGCACGGCACCCACGTCTCCGGGTGCGCGGCGGCGACGATCGACAACGGCACCGGGACGGCCGGTATCAACAACTGTACGCTCATCAACGCCCGCGTCCTAAGCGGCAATAGCGGTTCCTTGTCCGACATCGCAGACGGCATCCAGTGGGCGGCGGACGAGGGCGCTGACATCATCAACCTCTCACTGGGTGGCGGTGGCGCCAACGAGACGGGTCGTCAGGCGATCAACTACGCGTACGACAGCGACACGCTGCCGATCGCGGCGGCGGGTAACGATGGTGGTCCGGTCTCGTATCCGGCGGCCTACGAAAACTGTATGGCGGTCTCGGCGATCGACGAGAACGAGAACCTCGCGAGCTTCTCGAACCGCGGCCCGGAGATCAACGTCGCCTCGCCGGGGGTGGACGTGCTCGCGCCGGTTCCGACCGACGACTACGCCGAATTCTCCGGTACGTCGATGGCGTCGCCGGTCGCCGCCGGCGTGGCCGCCCTCGGCAAAGCGGCACACCCCGACCTCTCGACCCAGGAACTCTGGGACAAACTAGAGGAGACGGCCGTCGACATCGGCCTGCCGGGGGACCACCAGGGATCCGGACGCGTCGACGCCGCCACCATCGTCGAGGGCGGGAGCGGCGGCTGCAGTGGCGAGACCCAGACGACCACCGAGTCGGGTTACCTCGCCTGGTGGAACGACCGTGAGGACTACACCTACGCCACGACCACCGCCAGCCCCTGTGGCATCGACCTCGAACTCGAGGGGCCCGGCGACTTCGCCAACTACGACCTCTACGTGACCTACGACGGGCGCACGCCGACGCCCGACGATTACGACGATCGCTCGGCCGGTTCCGGTCCAAACGAGGCACTCTCAGGAAGCCTCTCCGGCGCCACCGACGTCGGCGTCCTCGTCCACGCCGAAAGCGGCTGGGGCAGCTACGACCTCACCATCACCGAACAGGGTCAGAACTGAGACGCTCGGGCTGCCGGCTGACTGCTCGCAGCCGCCTCGATCGTGCCGATGAATCCACACCGGCGGGATCGAGTACCGGCTGAGCGCTCGTATCCACCGTTTCAGTACCGTCGTATCGAGGGCCGACGGACGAGCGCTCGCTCGCGACGTCCTACCGAACGACCCTAGTCACCGACGTCCGCGTCCAGCCGCCCGGTCTCGTGGCCGGTCCAGTCGAACCAGCGCTGAAAGCGGATGGCGACGTGGACCAGCGCGAGCAGGACGGGGACCTCGATCAGCGGACCGACGACGGTCGCGAAGGCGACGCCGGAGCTGACGGTGAAGATGGCGACCGCGACGGCGATCGCGAGTTCGAAGTTGTTCGACGCCGCGGTGAAGCCGATCGCGGTCGTCGTCGAGTAGTCCGCGCCGATCGCGTGACCCATCCCGAAGCTGACGAGGAACATGACGACGAAGTAGATCGTCAGCGGGACGGCGATCCACAGGACGTCTGTCGGCTGGGCGACGATCCGATCGCCCTGCGTGGCGAACATCACGACGATGGTGAACAGGAGCGCGACGAGCGTGAGGGGGCTGATCGACGGCGCGAACGTCTCGTCGTACCAGTGCTCGCCCTTCGTGCGAGTCCCGACGTACCGCGAGCCGATTCCCGCAGCGAAGGGCACCCCGAGGAAGACGGCGATCGCCTCGAAGACGTCCCGCGGACCGATGTCGAACGTCTCGATGCCGGCGGCCATCGCGTCGAGGCCGAGCTGGCCCGGCAGGACGAGCGCGAAGAACCAGACGTAGACGCCGTAGGTGAGGATCTGGAAGACGCTGTTGAACGCGACGAGGCCGGCGGCGTACTCGCTCGAGCCGTCGGCGAGGTCGTTCCAGACGAGCACCATCGCGATACACCGCGCCATCCCGATGAAGAGCAAGCCGAGGAAGTACTCGGGACGGGCGGGGAACCAGGGGACGACGCCGCTGAAGAAGACCACGGCGAGGGCGAACATCAGCGTTGGCCCGATGAGCCAGTTCTGCACGAGGGAAAGCGAGAGGATTCGCCACTGGCTGAACACGCGCGGAAGGCGCGCGTAGTCGACCTTCGCGAGCGGCGGGTACATCATCGCGATCAACCCGATCTCGACGAGGTGGAGGTCCTGGATGGGGTCGACGACGCCTGGGGCGATGGAGCCGAGTCCCACGCCGATCACCATCGCGGCGACGATCCAGACGGAGAGGTACTTATCGAGAAAATCCATGGTCCGGGGGTCGCCGCAGTCCGGACAGGAACAGTCGGGCCCGTGCTCGTGCGCCGTCGCCGGCTCAGTCATCCGTCTCACCTTCCGGTTCGGCCGTCGGCTGCTGATCGCGCGGGTCGTCGCGACGCATCCGCTCGATATCGTCGAACAGGTCACGGACTCGCCGCTCGATGTCGCCGCGGATCTCGCGGACACGATCGACGGGTTGGTCGTGCGGATCGGCGAGATCCCAGTCCCGAGCGTCGCCGCGCCAGATGGCCGGACAGATGCCGTCGGCCGAACAGCCCATGGTGCAGACGACGTCGCAAGCGGCGAGTTCGTCGGAGGAGATCGGTCGAGGATCGCGGTCGGCGGGGTCGAATCCCGCTTCGACCATCACCTCGCGAACGACCGGATGGATCTCGTCGGCCGGATCGGTGCCGCCGGTCACGATCGACAACACGTCCGCCAGTCCGCGCCGGTCGCGTTCGCGTTCGGCGAAGGCGGTCGCCAGCTGGCTCCGGCCGGCGTTTTGCACGCAGACGAACGCGATCGTCAGGGGTGTATCGGCGCCCGCAGCGGGTGCGTCGTCCTGCGCCTCGGTCACGCCTGGTCACCTCGCGTCTCCGCCAGGGCCGCGAGAAGCCGTTCGGTGCGTTCGGTCGGCCGGTAGTACCGCCACGTGCCGTCCTTTCGTCGAGAGACGAGCCCGGCGTCGGCCAGATCCGAAAGTGCGTGGCTGATCGCACTGTCGCTCACGTCGACCAGCGGCGACAGTTCACAGACGCACAGTTCCTCGTCGGCTTCGACGAGCAGCGAGGCGATTCTGTACCGGGTCTCGTTTCCGAGCGTCGAGAGCGCCGCGAGATCGGCCGACGGGTCGGTCGGAACCGCCTCGTCGAGCGACTCGAGTTCGCGCACGCGGTCGTCGACGTCAGCGTCACAGCACTCGTCGAGTTGGGTTTCGAGCAATCGACGGAGCGAAGATGACTGGGGCATCAGTATCTGAATATCTGAACAGGTACTCATATAGATGTTCGGATCGCAGTGAAGCGGTGACGTGCAGATCCAGTTGGGAATCGCTCACCGGCACTCGTCGAGGGGCAGAAACACCTCGTCGTCCGCGGAGAGCCACGCCGTCAGGCGCGCCCACTCGTGGCACTGACGCGGGTACACGGTGCGTCGATCCGGGGCGGCGTCGTTCCGGACGACCGTCGAGACGAGGTCGACCGGGGCGTGGGTTGGGCCATCGTCCACCATCTGGTCGGTCGGGTTTCCCCGCGTGTGGCTGTCGGCTGTCATGGAACTCCGGAGCGTGCGATCGCTCCGGTTTCGGGTATCGGGAGCGGGGTAAAAGCTACTGCTAAGAGGACTATTGAGTGATCCGGACCGATCAGAGCACGCAGCCGAACCGACTCGAGTGACACCGACGCGAATGCGGGATCGACGGTAACGTATCAGGCTGGCGGGCGTCGTCGAACCGGACGAACGGAAATGGAGCGGTCGACGGGGAGAAATCGGCGGCCGAACAGGTACCAGGGCGGACGGCCCACCGGAACGCGTGGGTGAGCGGCCGGGCGGGGACGTCTCAGGCACGGGCGAGGGGACGTTCGTCGCACTCGTAGCGCCGCTCGATTCGGAGGAGTATGTCGGCGACAGTCGCGAGCACCGGATATGTCGACTCGATATCGGCGTAGAGGTACTCCTGAACGTGGCTGGTGTCTACCCGCCAGCTACCGGTGAGCGCGTGCTCCTGGATCGCAACCTGTCGATCGGCCGCGACGGACTTGCAGCGTCGCTCCATTGTGACGAGCGTCGAACGAACCGCGTCGAGATTTTCGAACGGGCCACGTGACGAGGACGACGCGGCGAGCGATTCGAGACCCGTCGAGACCTGACGAAGCGTCCGTTCGGCCACCGCGAGAGACTGCCGTTCGTCCTCGAGCGTGGCCAGAAATTGGGTTCGACGGGCTCGCGCATCGCTCGCCGCCGCGCGGACCGCGCGTTTGCACAGGGCGGTGAAGGGGCCCGCGAGCAGCGCGGACGCCACGTCCGGACCAAACTCGGCCGCGATGCTTTCGGAATACGTGTCGTCGTAGTCGTCTGCGTAGTGAGAGACACCCATGACGGTATCTGCGTACGCCCGTCTAACCGCCACGGCACCGGAGCGATCCGCGTCCGATCCACCGACGAAGTACTGCCCGCCACTGGTCGTCGACGATCTCGTGACCGGAACGTCGTCGACCGCGTCCAGGAACGCCTCGAACGCGCGGGCTTCCGCCAGAATACGGCGCCGCTCTCCCCTGAGCGCTCGTTTCGCCGCTACCATTCGGTCGAGGGAGTCCACCAGTGGGTAATTCGGATCGTTCACGACTGTCCCGGCTCACTGGGACGTGGTAAGCCGTTATATGAGCCGTACGGGGAACTATGGAGGGATACGTTCGCCGGGGTGATCGGTCCGCGAGAATCCGGCGCTGACACCTCGGTCTACCGTGGCACCAGGACACGTGGTCGGGAATCCCGATCGGTGTCGACGGTCATCGACCACCTGTCGCACCGACTCATCGAGTGTCCTAACAACAACCACCATCGGCCTCGGCGATCGCCTCGGAAGCCGAACGAGCCGCGTCAATGATTCTGCGGAGGGAGTCGGCGACGAGTTCGTAGCAAACCGCGTCCGACGCGCGTGCTGCTTCCGACAGCGCTGTCACCTCGGTCGTGGCGCGGGCGTACCGATCAATGACGGGGTCGGGCCGGCCGGCGAGCGCCGGGTCGAGGACGGATCGAACCGCTTCGTCGGCCGACTCGAAGGCCGTCCTGATCGGCGGTTTCGGTGAACTCGACTGGCGAGCGGCGGCGGTCGCGATCCGTTCGACCTCGGAGACGAGCCGGGAGAGTGATCGAGCCGTTCGGTAGTGCGCGAAGGCGGCGGTCCGGTCGGCGCCGAGTCGGTCGAGCTCCGTCACGTCGGCCAGGCCGCGGCGGAAGCCCCGGCGAACGAACGCGACCTGTCGCCTCGGCGCCTCGATCCGATCGAGCGCGCGAGCCGCCCGATCGTCGTCGCCAGGGACGACGGCCTCGATCGCCAGTTCGTACGTCGATCGCGTCCTGTGACAGAGCTGGGAGACCGTCTGAGCGAGCGAGATGTCCGCCGCGTCGAGGAGATCGACCGCGACGAGTTCGGTCTCGGACTCGTGGTCGATCTCCAACCCGATCAACCCGCCGATCAGATCCGACAGATCGCGACGGAGCGCCCTGTCGATGCCAGTCGCGTCGACGACCGTGATCCGATCGCACCCGCCGGCGTAGGCAGCTCGGACGCGGGACGGCACCTGCGTCGGGTCCGTCGACGCGGCGTCTATTCGCGTCGACCGGGCCGACGGCTCGATCGACTTCGCCGAGAGGACCAGCCGATCGTCGTTCGGGTAGAGCTGGATCGCGCTCCCGCGATCGATTCCCTGTTCGAGCGCCCACTCCTTCGGCAGTGAGACGACGAACGTCGAGTTACCAGCCAGTTGCACCGTCCGCTCGACGGCGTCGGGTGGATCGACGCTCATGGGTTCGAACTGTCAGTACAGCAATTCATCATCGGTTTCCACCATGTACAGGGTCCGGGCGGCGATGTTGACGGCGTGGTCGCCGACGCGTTCGAGGTCGCGGATCGTCAGCAGGATGCGCGAGACGTCCGCGAGAACGGGTTCGACGGAATTGGGGGTGTCGACGGTGGCGCCGGCGAAGAGCAGATTGCGCACGACGACGTCGCTCGCCTCGCGGCATCGCTCGTCGATCGCTTCGTCCCGGGCCGCGACCTCGCGGGCCGCGACGGTGTCTCCCTCCGCGTACGCCCTGGTCGCGTTCTCGACCATCTCGACCGTCGCCTCACCGATTCGGACGGCGTCGATATCCGGGTACCGCTCGCGGTCCGCGTCGAGCGTGTACTGGCCCAGATTAGTGGCCAGATCGCCGACCCGCTCGAGATCGGTGATGATCTTGAACGAGGCCGCGACGAACCGCAGGTCGCCAGCCACCGGCTGCTGGAGCGCCAACAGGTCGATGCACTCACTCTCGAGATCGAGGTAGCGCTCGTTGATCTCGTGATCGCCCGTGACGACGCGCTCGGCGAGGTCGACGTCGTGATCGGCGTACGCGTCGAGCGCGAGCCCCAGTCGGTCGCAGACGAGATCGCTCATCGCGAGGACGGCCGACCGCAGCCGATCGAGGTCGTCCTGGTAGGAATCTCGGACCACGGCGATCACCCGAACTTCCCGGTGATGTAATCCTCGACGCGCTGGTGTGCTGGGTTCTCGAAGATCTCGTTGGTGTCGTCGAACTCGACGAGTTCACCGCCGGTGAGGAAGACGGCGGTCTTGTCGGAGATGCGGGCGGCCTGTTGCATGTTGTGGGTGACGATGACGACGGTGTACTCTTCGGCCAGGTCCTCGATGAGATCCTCGATCTTCGAGGTGGCGACGGGGTCGAGCGCAGACGCCGGTTCGTCCATCAACACGATATCAGGGTCGACCGCGATGGCACGGGCGATGCAGAGGCGCTGTTGCTGGCCGCCCGAGAGGTCGAGCGCGCTGTGGTGGAGTTTGTGCTTCACTTCGTCCCAGAGCGCAGCTCGCTTCAACGCCCGCTCGATGATCTCGTCCGTGACCGCCTCGTTCTGGACACGGAGGCCGAACGCGACGTTGTCGTAGATGCTCTTGGGGAACGGGTTCGGGTGCTGGAAGACCATACCGATTCGGCGACGCAACACGACGGGATCGACGTCGTCGCCGTAGAGGTTCGTTCCCTCGAGCAGAACGTTACCCTCGATACGAGCGGCCTCGACGAGGTCGTTCATGCGGTTGAGACAGCGCAAGAACGTCGACTTCCCGCACCCCGACGGGCCGATCATCGCAGTCACCTGGTGGCGCGGTATCGCCATCTCGACGTCCTGAAGTGCCTGCTCGTCGCCGTAGTGGACGTTCAGGTCTCGGACCTCGAGGACCGATGGAGTCTCCTCACTCTCGCGATACGAGACGTTCGTATCGAACAGTGGTTCTTCGCCACCGGAGATCGGTCGGCTCTCCGCTGACGAAAGCGTCCCGTCATCCACCTGTCCGCCGTTGTGGGCTGGCTGTGCTGTCGCGTCGTCGATGTCGTTACGACTCATGAGTTGTCACGGGTCTGGTATCGGTTTCTGATCAGGATCGCCGCCGCGTTCATCAGCAACATCAGCGCGAGCAACACGATCGCAGTTGCGGCGACGACGCCCGTCCGGTACTCGGGCATATTGTTGCCCTTCGCGGCGAATATCTGGAGTGGCAGCGCGGTCGCACCGGAGAAGAGGCCGTCCGGGGGTGAGAAGCGCGTAGTCGCGATGGCGAGCATCACGAGCGGCGCCGTCTCCCCGATCGCGCGTCCAAGCGCGAGAATCGTCCCGGTTAAAATGCCGGGAACCGCCCGGGGAAGGACGACGTTGCGCACCGTCTGCCAGCGGCTCGCACCGAGACCGTACGACGCGGTTCGGTACTCGTCCGGGACCGAGCGCAACGCTTCCTGTGCGGCGACGATGACGATCGGCAAGATCAGGAGACCGAGCGTCACCGCACCGGCGATGAGGATGCCCGGCGTCAGGCCGAAACCCTGGCGGAACAGCGCGAGGCCGAGGAGGCCGTAGACGACCGACGGGACGCCGGCGAGGTTCGAGATATTGACGTCCAGCACGCTCGCGAGTCGGCCGCGCCACCCGGTGGACGCGGCGTACTCCTCGAGGTAGATCGCCGCGCCGACGCCGACGGGGAAAGCAAGCACCGCCATCAATCCCACCAGCATAATGGAGCCGATCAACTGCGGGTAGATGCCGGCCTGTTCGGGCCGAAAGTCCGACCAGCTTTCGAGCAGTAGCGTCGGCGTCACCCACGTCTCGATGGCAGTGACGTCGAAGTTACCCACGAGCCAGGTCCCTGCGAGCGCGCCACCGACAAGGAGGTAGGGGCCGAGCAGCCCGACTGCACCGTCGCGGTTGTGAGAAAGCGTGTCGACGGTGAAAAAGGCCACCGGAGCGACGAACCCGCCAACGAGAACGAGCCACAGCGACGGGTTGACGCCGCGGTCCAGCGAGACTGCGATTGTGAGTGCGACAGCCCCGAGCGCGGCTACTACGGTCGCGACGGCCGCTCGCCGTGACCGGCGCCGCCGAGCGATCTCGCCGAGTAGCAACGCGACAGGGATCGGAACGAACAGCGCGTACAGCACCCAGTCTTTGGCCATCGCGGCGATCGGTGCGGTAAGATCGTAGCAGAGAAAGCCCGCGAGCAGGCCGAGCAGCGTCGACAGCGGGATCGCGGGCCCCGTATACTGGCTCTCGCCGACGAGACGCGCGTAGGCGACGACGAGGGCGGGCGGCCCGAGTGTAAAGACCGTGTGAATGCCAACGTCGCGGGGGCCGAGCGCGTCCGGGACGGCGAAGGCGACCAGGCTGAACGCGAGACAACCGAAAACGACGGCGTACGATCGAGCGTGTACCTCCGCCGTCGCCGGTCGTCGCCGGACGTACAGCGTGTACGCGCTAATCGGTCCGACCAACGTCGCAACGTAGACGAGATACCACGCCGGCGCTGCCGCGGAGAGGCCGAACGCGTCGGCGCCGATGAGGACGAACATCGCGACGAGGGCGACCAGACCGAACAGCGTCGCGAGGACGAGCGATCCCTCGAAGAACCGGCCCTTGAGGCGACGCCACCACAGCTCCCTGTCGGTACCGAAGGTCGT comes from the Halovivax cerinus genome and includes:
- a CDS encoding Cdc6/Cdc18 family protein, whose product is MIVDERVLSEAFVPSEVVHRHEEISLLSEAVEPLVSGGRADPAFCFGPTGVGKTCIARYTMDRLTEKRPAIRVAYVNCWQAYTRYRVLYSLLETVDRAYDVHRSTAKDELFGRLRSADDAPIVAILDEVDQLEESAVLYDIHRLPHVSVVLVANREEELFARFDDRVRSRFRAGTRVSFDRYGADELVAILAERARQGLEPDSVSDRQLRRIADAAAGDARVAIGILRSAATRASGRGADHLTDELLDAAIPDARRAIRRKTLENLPDHQRILYDVIDEHGEIDPGGLYEAYENRVETPKTRRTVRNYLTKMAHYDLVEAVGENRGRTYQVIEPNARERTH
- a CDS encoding DUF7344 domain-containing protein translates to MGAPGGGDESVARSVAHDSPARVCELLANEGSRQLLTTLYERGGTVPVDELGETVAARERVETDADVPASRHARKRLRHAILPRLADTDLVTYDAETDAVTLADRGERLEPYLACASAADVDSRAWFHDRTAIDREETESDARR
- a CDS encoding S8 family peptidase; its protein translation is MRENSDHRFDRRTILKAAGAAGATLGLGSVVSATPGREPGPKEDEVLVGTEDDVSIATVRSTVESTIPDDAAIVHENDVLEYVAVKLSDDSPSTMEPVIERLERQPGVAYAERNETWYAFSQPNDPRFGDQYAPQLVNAPDAWETTMGSMDVTIAVVDTGAQYDHEDLAARYRDDPGYDFADDDSDPYPPNPSNEQHGTHVSGCAAATIDNGTGTAGINNCTLINARVLSGNSGSLSDIADGIQWAADEGADIINLSLGGGGANETGRQAINYAYDSDTLPIAAAGNDGGPVSYPAAYENCMAVSAIDENENLASFSNRGPEINVASPGVDVLAPVPTDDYAEFSGTSMASPVAAGVAALGKAAHPDLSTQELWDKLEETAVDIGLPGDHQGSGRVDAATIVEGGSGGCSGETQTTTESGYLAWWNDREDYTYATTTASPCGIDLELEGPGDFANYDLYVTYDGRTPTPDDYDDRSAGSGPNEALSGSLSGATDVGVLVHAESGWGSYDLTITEQGQN
- the arsB gene encoding ACR3 family arsenite efflux transporter; the encoded protein is MTEPATAHEHGPDCSCPDCGDPRTMDFLDKYLSVWIVAAMVIGVGLGSIAPGVVDPIQDLHLVEIGLIAMMYPPLAKVDYARLPRVFSQWRILSLSLVQNWLIGPTLMFALAVVFFSGVVPWFPARPEYFLGLLFIGMARCIAMVLVWNDLADGSSEYAAGLVAFNSVFQILTYGVYVWFFALVLPGQLGLDAMAAGIETFDIGPRDVFEAIAVFLGVPFAAGIGSRYVGTRTKGEHWYDETFAPSISPLTLVALLFTIVVMFATQGDRIVAQPTDVLWIAVPLTIYFVVMFLVSFGMGHAIGADYSTTTAIGFTAASNNFELAIAVAVAIFTVSSGVAFATVVGPLIEVPVLLALVHVAIRFQRWFDWTGHETGRLDADVGD
- a CDS encoding low molecular weight phosphatase family protein; this translates as MTEAQDDAPAAGADTPLTIAFVCVQNAGRSQLATAFAERERDRRGLADVLSIVTGGTDPADEIHPVVREVMVEAGFDPADRDPRPISSDELAACDVVCTMGCSADGICPAIWRGDARDWDLADPHDQPVDRVREIRGDIERRVRDLFDDIERMRRDDPRDQQPTAEPEGETDD
- a CDS encoding ArsR/SmtB family transcription factor — translated: MPQSSSLRRLLETQLDECCDADVDDRVRELESLDEAVPTDPSADLAALSTLGNETRYRIASLLVEADEELCVCELSPLVDVSDSAISHALSDLADAGLVSRRKDGTWRYYRPTERTERLLAALAETRGDQA
- a CDS encoding DUF7511 domain-containing protein, producing MTADSHTRGNPTDQMVDDGPTHAPVDLVSTVVRNDAAPDRRTVYPRQCHEWARLTAWLSADDEVFLPLDECR
- a CDS encoding DUF7260 family protein, which produces MNDPNYPLVDSLDRMVAAKRALRGERRRILAEARAFEAFLDAVDDVPVTRSSTTSGGQYFVGGSDADRSGAVAVRRAYADTVMGVSHYADDYDDTYSESIAAEFGPDVASALLAGPFTALCKRAVRAAASDARARRTQFLATLEDERQSLAVAERTLRQVSTGLESLAASSSSRGPFENLDAVRSTLVTMERRCKSVAADRQVAIQEHALTGSWRVDTSHVQEYLYADIESTYPVLATVADILLRIERRYECDERPLARA
- a CDS encoding AbrB/MazE/SpoVT family DNA-binding domain-containing protein, encoding MSVDPPDAVERTVQLAGNSTFVVSLPKEWALEQGIDRGSAIQLYPNDDRLVLSAKSIEPSARSTRIDAASTDPTQVPSRVRAAYAGGCDRITVVDATGIDRALRRDLSDLIGGLIGLEIDHESETELVAVDLLDAADISLAQTVSQLCHRTRSTYELAIEAVVPGDDDRAARALDRIEAPRRQVAFVRRGFRRGLADVTELDRLGADRTAAFAHYRTARSLSRLVSEVERIATAAARQSSSPKPPIRTAFESADEAVRSVLDPALAGRPDPVIDRYARATTEVTALSEAARASDAVCYELVADSLRRIIDAARSASEAIAEADGGCC
- the phoU gene encoding phosphate signaling complex protein PhoU, producing the protein MVRDSYQDDLDRLRSAVLAMSDLVCDRLGLALDAYADHDVDLAERVVTGDHEINERYLDLESECIDLLALQQPVAGDLRFVAASFKIITDLERVGDLATNLGQYTLDADRERYPDIDAVRIGEATVEMVENATRAYAEGDTVAAREVAARDEAIDERCREASDVVVRNLLFAGATVDTPNSVEPVLADVSRILLTIRDLERVGDHAVNIAARTLYMVETDDELLY
- the pstB gene encoding phosphate ABC transporter ATP-binding protein PstB, producing MSRNDIDDATAQPAHNGGQVDDGTLSSAESRPISGGEEPLFDTNVSYRESEETPSVLEVRDLNVHYGDEQALQDVEMAIPRHQVTAMIGPSGCGKSTFLRCLNRMNDLVEAARIEGNVLLEGTNLYGDDVDPVVLRRRIGMVFQHPNPFPKSIYDNVAFGLRVQNEAVTDEIIERALKRAALWDEVKHKLHHSALDLSGGQQQRLCIARAIAVDPDIVLMDEPASALDPVATSKIEDLIEDLAEEYTVVIVTHNMQQAARISDKTAVFLTGGELVEFDDTNEIFENPAHQRVEDYITGKFG